The proteins below are encoded in one region of Streptomyces sp. NBC_00490:
- a CDS encoding cellulosome protein, which produces MAAETLTVDLGTETGPFHGGASGTLYGLYGDGVPSRAVVEGMYVRTVATKAQDGIQHPGADALEILPSFVAAGGQDVYLYMPDILRGFPYEWPGATGEERLAGFTQSIHKQVQQVLTMGALKSHVVYVPFNEPEGNMFGEGEWSYDGISWHTDPGHYFTAWRDIYRLIKGLDPDARIAGPNTCILYPEVKGFLAFAKEHDVLPDVITWHELSSPDEVRTNVAKYRTWERELGIGPLPVNVNEYAHNYHLSVPGQMIQWISAIEESKIDADMAYWNIAGNLNDSAVEANKANGQWWLFNAYGQMTGNTVAVTAPQPNVQYTLQGVATLDREKRQARVLFGGASGSADIVVKQLDLFGATVRARLQEIPWTGQLGASAQPLILKDEQLPVVDGRVTLPLTGLDEMSAYQLILSPGGDGPVRPQPSAGWRRSYEAEDAAYTGGGYSRNGPEGSPADVDKFATSGGYHVGGLRTGSDGVLAFDVEVPLDGTYEIRVHANAHNLAEAVREHGPTNVFLRVDGKDPRELLLPLGYKPAVWGHTDTEVELTGGRHLITLAAQDPDLGATRGDAVVDRLELVLRDTERVARYDAGYAALAGGARVSGPAAVLPRGGSVTFWVHAADDGEATLALHGDGEGLLTVNGEEIGRIGDADLPVFLAGGVNKVTVAATSQELLVDQLTVGPARGLLPTTTYPAQDGVLTGTAKATAFPYATGGKAVDGIGRGPANALTLTVTADRPGRHALTIRYSNGEQPPSTHYNPDPVCRHADITVNGDDTRRVLFPTTFHFNNFWRLSVPVTLQQGANTVTFTADELPDFDGTGTNAHGQRSAHAPVLDSVTVTPLA; this is translated from the coding sequence GTGGCAGCCGAAACGCTCACCGTCGACCTCGGCACCGAGACGGGCCCCTTCCACGGCGGCGCGAGCGGCACGCTCTACGGCCTCTACGGCGACGGTGTGCCCAGCCGCGCCGTCGTCGAGGGCATGTACGTCCGCACGGTCGCCACCAAGGCCCAGGACGGCATCCAGCACCCCGGCGCGGACGCCCTGGAGATCCTGCCGTCCTTCGTCGCGGCCGGCGGGCAGGACGTCTACCTCTACATGCCGGACATCCTGCGCGGCTTCCCCTACGAGTGGCCCGGCGCCACCGGCGAGGAACGGCTGGCCGGCTTCACGCAGAGCATCCACAAGCAGGTCCAACAGGTCCTGACCATGGGTGCGTTGAAGTCCCACGTCGTCTACGTCCCGTTCAACGAACCCGAGGGCAACATGTTCGGCGAGGGGGAGTGGAGCTACGACGGCATCTCGTGGCACACCGACCCGGGGCACTACTTCACCGCCTGGCGGGACATCTACCGGCTGATCAAGGGCCTCGACCCGGACGCCCGTATCGCCGGACCCAATACCTGCATCCTGTATCCCGAGGTCAAGGGCTTCCTCGCCTTCGCCAAGGAACACGACGTCCTGCCCGACGTGATCACCTGGCACGAACTCTCCTCGCCGGACGAGGTCCGCACGAACGTGGCCAAGTACCGCACTTGGGAACGCGAGTTGGGCATCGGGCCGCTGCCCGTCAACGTCAACGAGTACGCCCACAACTACCACTTGTCCGTCCCCGGGCAGATGATCCAGTGGATCTCCGCGATCGAGGAGTCCAAGATCGACGCCGACATGGCGTACTGGAACATCGCCGGCAACCTCAACGACTCCGCCGTCGAGGCCAACAAGGCCAACGGGCAGTGGTGGCTGTTCAACGCCTACGGCCAGATGACCGGGAACACGGTCGCGGTGACCGCGCCGCAGCCCAACGTCCAGTACACGCTCCAGGGTGTCGCCACGCTCGACCGGGAGAAGCGGCAGGCACGGGTGCTGTTCGGAGGGGCGAGCGGTAGTGCCGACATCGTCGTGAAGCAGCTCGACCTCTTCGGCGCGACCGTCCGTGCACGGCTCCAGGAGATCCCCTGGACGGGCCAACTCGGCGCCTCCGCCCAGCCGCTGATCCTGAAGGATGAGCAACTCCCTGTGGTCGACGGCAGGGTGACGCTGCCCCTGACCGGTCTCGACGAGATGTCCGCCTACCAACTGATCCTGTCGCCCGGCGGCGACGGACCTGTCCGCCCGCAGCCGTCGGCGGGCTGGCGCAGGAGCTATGAGGCCGAGGACGCCGCCTACACGGGCGGCGGCTACTCCAGGAACGGCCCCGAGGGGTCCCCGGCGGACGTCGACAAGTTCGCCACCTCCGGCGGCTACCACGTCGGCGGTCTGCGCACCGGCTCCGACGGCGTGCTCGCCTTCGACGTCGAGGTCCCGCTGGACGGGACGTACGAGATCCGTGTCCACGCCAACGCGCACAACCTCGCCGAAGCGGTGCGGGAACACGGCCCCACCAACGTCTTCCTGCGCGTCGACGGCAAGGACCCGCGCGAGCTGCTGCTGCCGCTCGGCTACAAGCCGGCCGTCTGGGGCCACACCGACACCGAGGTGGAGCTGACCGGGGGCCGCCATCTGATCACCCTCGCGGCACAGGACCCCGACCTCGGTGCCACCCGGGGCGACGCGGTCGTCGACCGGCTGGAGCTGGTCCTGCGCGACACGGAGAGGGTCGCGCGCTACGACGCCGGGTACGCGGCCCTCGCCGGCGGAGCGCGCGTGAGCGGCCCCGCGGCCGTGCTTCCGCGCGGCGGGAGCGTGACCTTCTGGGTGCACGCGGCCGACGACGGGGAGGCGACCCTCGCCCTCCACGGAGACGGCGAGGGCCTGCTGACGGTCAACGGGGAGGAGATCGGGCGGATCGGGGACGCGGACCTCCCTGTCTTCCTCGCCGGGGGCGTCAACAAGGTCACGGTCGCGGCGACCTCGCAAGAGCTCCTCGTGGACCAGTTGACCGTCGGTCCGGCGCGCGGGCTGCTGCCCACCACGACGTACCCGGCGCAAGACGGCGTGCTCACCGGCACCGCGAAGGCGACCGCGTTCCCCTACGCCACCGGCGGCAAGGCCGTCGACGGCATCGGCCGCGGCCCCGCCAACGCACTCACCCTGACGGTGACGGCGGACCGCCCCGGACGCCACGCGCTGACGATCCGCTACTCCAACGGCGAGCAGCCGCCGAGCACCCACTACAACCCGGACCCGGTCTGCCGTCACGCCGACATCACCGTCAACGGGGACGACACGCGCCGCGTGCTGTTCCCCACCACCTTCCACTTCAACAACTTCTGGCGGCTCTCCGTCCCCGTCACCCTCCAACAGGGCGCGAACACCGTCACGTTCACCGCCGACGAGCTCCCCGACTTCGACGGCACCGGCACGAACGCCCACGGCCAGCGCTCCGCCCACGCCCCGGTTCTCGACTCGGTGACGGTGACACCGCTCGCCTGA
- a CDS encoding phosphatase PAP2 family protein: MHSPTVDAPSHPQGQRTALRSAGVLTVCSVLLLTLVAVRWHPLMSLDKDIATTTHHWAVDESGLTHAFRILTDWVWDPWTMRLLCAVVALWLMWRRQAWWTALWLGVTCLLGTLLQQGLKAAVDRPRPVWRDPVDSAHYAAYPSGHAMTATVVCGLLLWLLHHHGADRRVFRAVLAVSLVSVVGVGVTRIWLGVHWTSDVVGGWLLGVLVVAVAVFVHARRKT, encoded by the coding sequence ATGCACTCGCCGACCGTCGACGCCCCGTCCCACCCGCAGGGCCAGCGCACCGCCCTCCGCTCGGCCGGTGTCCTGACCGTGTGCTCCGTACTGCTGCTCACCCTGGTCGCGGTCCGGTGGCACCCGCTGATGAGCCTCGACAAGGACATCGCGACGACCACGCACCACTGGGCGGTGGACGAGTCAGGGCTCACCCATGCCTTCCGCATCCTCACCGACTGGGTGTGGGACCCGTGGACGATGCGACTGCTGTGCGCGGTGGTCGCCCTGTGGCTGATGTGGCGGCGCCAGGCATGGTGGACGGCCCTGTGGCTGGGGGTCACGTGCTTGCTGGGCACCCTGTTGCAACAGGGGCTCAAGGCCGCGGTCGACCGTCCCCGCCCGGTCTGGCGGGACCCGGTCGACTCGGCTCACTACGCGGCCTACCCCTCCGGCCACGCCATGACCGCCACGGTCGTCTGCGGCCTGCTGCTGTGGCTCCTGCACCACCACGGCGCCGACCGCCGTGTCTTCCGCGCGGTGCTGGCCGTGTCCCTCGTCTCCGTCGTCGGCGTCGGCGTCACCCGTATCTGGCTCGGCGTCCACTGGACCTCGGACGTCGTGGGCGGCTGGCTGCTGGGGGTGCTGGTGGTGGCCGTGGCGGTGTTCGTGCACGCGCGGCGGAAGACGTGA
- a CDS encoding M56 family metallopeptidase → MMVPAALLLLGALTAVLAPRLLARADWADREPVVALWVWQCAVAAVLLCCALSMTLSAAAAWQAVRGHVFAPAPSGVVEAYALGRGGSWAATTAVTLALGGVWTAAMLIREIVRARARRRLRRAELLVRAPMLPGEERGAGPLVVLEGERPDAWWLPGAAPQLVITTAALRRLKGRQLDSLLAHEEGHAQARHDWLLHSSAALAGGFPQVPVFAAFRDEMHRLVELAADDMASRRFGRLTTALALVELNEDRGVFGPCPTPQAHVPQRVNRLLTPRDRLTAARRLRLTATAALVPVVPVLVAFVPGLRALG, encoded by the coding sequence ATGATGGTCCCCGCGGCACTGTTGCTGCTCGGCGCGCTGACCGCCGTCCTCGCCCCCCGGCTGCTCGCCCGGGCCGACTGGGCGGACCGTGAACCCGTGGTCGCCCTGTGGGTGTGGCAGTGCGCGGTGGCGGCCGTACTTCTGTGCTGTGCCCTGTCGATGACGCTCAGCGCGGCAGCGGCCTGGCAGGCGGTGCGCGGCCATGTCTTCGCGCCGGCGCCGTCCGGGGTCGTGGAGGCGTACGCGCTCGGCAGGGGCGGCAGCTGGGCGGCGACGACCGCGGTGACGCTGGCGCTGGGCGGGGTGTGGACCGCGGCGATGCTGATCCGGGAGATCGTACGGGCGCGTGCTCGGCGCCGGCTGCGCAGGGCCGAACTCCTGGTGCGGGCCCCGATGTTGCCCGGCGAGGAGCGGGGCGCCGGCCCTCTCGTGGTCCTGGAGGGCGAGCGGCCCGACGCCTGGTGGCTGCCCGGGGCGGCGCCCCAACTGGTCATCACCACGGCGGCGTTGCGCCGCCTGAAGGGGCGCCAGCTGGACTCTCTGCTGGCCCACGAGGAGGGGCACGCGCAGGCCCGGCACGACTGGCTGCTGCACAGTTCGGCCGCGTTGGCGGGCGGGTTTCCGCAGGTTCCGGTGTTCGCCGCGTTCCGCGACGAGATGCACCGGCTCGTCGAGCTCGCCGCGGACGACATGGCCTCCCGCCGCTTCGGGCGTCTGACGACCGCGCTGGCCTTGGTGGAACTCAACGAGGACCGGGGAGTGTTCGGGCCCTGCCCGACCCCGCAGGCCCATGTCCCGCAGCGGGTGAACCGCTTGCTGACCCCCCGGGACCGGCTCACGGCGGCCCGCCGGCTGCGCCTGACGGCGACGGCGGCACTGGTGCCGGTGGTTCCGGTGCTGGTGGCGTTCGTGCCGGGGTTGCGCGCGCTCGGCTAG
- a CDS encoding DUF5134 domain-containing protein, whose translation MHGPASPGWLLVALCAATGAYCLLRMRSEVEEQRRAAGGEALMGFGMAAMAVPAAVFTPPSWAWSGYALVFGAAALRALWAARASSHHLHHLVGAAAMVYMAVVMAASPGHHAGSGIPLLTGVLLLYFVGYVLLSGVRLVPVAAGGGTVGWGDRPELARACRLSMGIAMVAMLATL comes from the coding sequence GTGCACGGACCGGCTTCGCCCGGCTGGCTGCTGGTGGCACTGTGTGCGGCGACCGGGGCCTACTGTCTGCTGCGGATGCGCAGCGAGGTCGAGGAGCAGCGCCGCGCGGCGGGTGGCGAGGCGCTCATGGGCTTCGGCATGGCCGCGATGGCCGTACCGGCGGCGGTGTTCACCCCGCCGTCGTGGGCCTGGTCCGGCTATGCCCTCGTGTTCGGCGCGGCGGCCTTGCGGGCGCTGTGGGCGGCACGGGCGAGCTCCCACCATCTGCACCACCTGGTGGGGGCGGCGGCCATGGTCTACATGGCGGTCGTGATGGCCGCCTCGCCCGGGCATCACGCGGGATCCGGGATCCCTTTGCTGACCGGGGTGTTGCTCCTCTACTTCGTGGGGTACGTCCTGCTGTCCGGGGTGCGGCTGGTGCCCGTGGCCGCCGGGGGCGGGACCGTCGGCTGGGGCGACCGGCCGGAGCTGGCGCGGGCGTGCCGGCTGTCGATGGGGATCGCCATGGTCGCGATGCTGGCGACGCTCTGA
- a CDS encoding cupin domain-containing protein — protein MSYPEHLPYPEPRYHGDKGEVNAVFRPVDTPADVSSPGGSTHFLATHASTGGEFGFYKAELSPRSAGARTHFHKTMSESFYVLSGELELYDGEKWVTGRAGDFLYVPVGGLHAFKNVTDEPTSMLMLFSPGAPREEYFERVAEMAQRGGEELEQFRVRHDSYFVD, from the coding sequence ATGTCCTACCCGGAACACCTCCCGTACCCGGAGCCCCGCTACCACGGCGACAAGGGCGAGGTGAACGCCGTCTTCCGCCCCGTCGACACCCCCGCGGACGTCTCCTCGCCCGGCGGTTCGACCCACTTCCTCGCCACCCACGCCTCGACCGGCGGCGAGTTCGGCTTCTACAAGGCGGAGTTGAGCCCACGGTCCGCCGGCGCCAGAACCCACTTCCACAAGACGATGTCGGAGTCCTTCTACGTCCTGTCGGGCGAACTGGAGCTCTACGACGGCGAGAAGTGGGTCACGGGCCGCGCGGGCGACTTCCTGTACGTGCCGGTCGGCGGCCTGCACGCCTTCAAGAACGTGACCGACGAACCGACGTCCATGCTCATGCTCTTCTCCCCGGGCGCCCCGCGCGAGGAGTACTTCGAGCGGGTCGCGGAGATGGCGCAGCGCGGTGGCGAGGAACTCGAGCAGTTCCGCGTCCGGCACGACAGCTACTTCGTGGACTAG
- a CDS encoding FUSC family protein, whose product MNSATPRLPLAGVLRLGRPSDIWFKPALSVVVAVAPPNLTLLALGRLDLAMYTMAGSLCALYAHNRPYAARARALAWVVLGMLTGLAVALVAASLTTSAVALVTVGALLAAAQKALCDAARTGPPGNVIFTFITSAALFAPQTLAQVPGHLALAATAGVWAWLIGMAPGLVRPHGPERRATAHALRTAAAYAEKPDDPRARAAAAAAVQAAWQALLSAGARTEPRRALDRLVVRAEVALAAPADTDPERLRAWVRDLRGNGPVPRTEDRGELLGIDAELSLETVPWWRRLGPLTPLALRTALGCALAGYASLAFGVGRPYWALVTAASLYQANLTLTWSRGVQRVVGNLAGVLLFAAVVPLAHLGPAALVLCCLAFNFGAEALISRNYWLGSVCVTPMALLITEFAGFQEPGRLITERIVDTVVGALVGFVVAIAVTDRRAGDRVEHALSAVDRARERTARLLAEPDPATAALESARRTLAAALVELRVTVDAASGEWWQRALPQERVVLAEQAGHRTLAATTRRLTSATTEDVRP is encoded by the coding sequence ATGAACAGCGCGACCCCACGTCTCCCCCTCGCCGGCGTCCTGCGTCTCGGCCGGCCCTCGGACATCTGGTTCAAGCCCGCCCTGAGCGTGGTCGTCGCGGTCGCCCCGCCCAACCTGACCCTGCTGGCGCTCGGGCGCCTCGACCTCGCGATGTACACGATGGCCGGGTCCCTGTGCGCGCTGTACGCCCACAATCGCCCCTACGCCGCCCGGGCCCGCGCCCTGGCCTGGGTCGTGCTCGGCATGCTCACCGGCCTCGCGGTCGCCCTCGTCGCCGCGTCGCTCACCACGAGCGCCGTGGCACTGGTCACGGTCGGCGCCCTCCTGGCCGCGGCGCAGAAGGCACTGTGCGACGCGGCCCGTACCGGCCCGCCCGGCAACGTGATCTTCACCTTCATCACCTCCGCCGCCCTGTTCGCCCCGCAGACCCTCGCCCAGGTCCCCGGCCACCTGGCCCTCGCCGCCACGGCGGGCGTCTGGGCCTGGCTCATCGGCATGGCACCCGGCCTGGTCCGTCCGCACGGCCCGGAACGCCGGGCCACCGCCCACGCGCTGCGCACCGCCGCCGCGTACGCCGAGAAGCCCGACGATCCCCGCGCCAGGGCCGCCGCGGCCGCCGCCGTCCAGGCCGCCTGGCAGGCGCTGCTGTCCGCCGGCGCCCGCACCGAGCCCCGCCGCGCCCTCGACCGCCTCGTCGTCCGCGCCGAGGTCGCCCTCGCCGCCCCCGCCGACACCGACCCCGAACGGCTGCGGGCCTGGGTGCGCGACCTGCGCGGCAACGGACCGGTCCCGCGGACCGAGGACCGGGGTGAACTGCTCGGCATCGACGCCGAACTCAGCCTCGAAACCGTCCCGTGGTGGCGCCGGCTCGGCCCCCTGACCCCGCTCGCCCTGCGCACCGCCCTCGGATGCGCCCTCGCCGGATACGCCTCGCTAGCCTTCGGTGTCGGCCGCCCGTACTGGGCCCTGGTCACCGCCGCCTCCCTCTACCAGGCCAACCTCACCCTCACCTGGAGCCGCGGCGTCCAGCGCGTGGTCGGCAATCTCGCCGGTGTCCTCCTCTTCGCCGCCGTCGTCCCGCTCGCCCACCTCGGCCCGGCCGCCCTCGTCCTGTGCTGCCTCGCCTTCAACTTCGGCGCGGAGGCGCTGATCAGCCGCAACTACTGGCTCGGCAGCGTCTGCGTGACCCCGATGGCGCTGCTCATCACCGAGTTCGCCGGCTTCCAGGAGCCCGGCCGGCTGATCACCGAGCGGATCGTGGACACCGTCGTCGGCGCCCTGGTCGGCTTCGTCGTCGCGATCGCCGTCACCGACCGGCGCGCCGGTGACCGCGTCGAGCACGCCCTGAGCGCCGTGGACCGCGCCCGCGAGCGCACGGCCCGCCTCCTCGCCGAGCCGGACCCGGCCACCGCCGCCCTGGAGTCGGCGCGCCGGACCCTGGCCGCCGCCCTGGTCGAGCTGCGTGTCACCGTGGACGCCGCGTCCGGCGAATGGTGGCAGCGTGCCCTGCCCCAGGAGCGGGTCGTGCTCGCCGAGCAGGCGGGACACCGTACGCTCGCCGCGACGACACGACGGCTGACCAGCGCGACAACGGAGGACGTACGGCCATGA
- a CDS encoding MarR family winged helix-turn-helix transcriptional regulator → MTAETSGGDGPRTDTVAAVVRQWQAVHPGLDTGPMEIIGRINRSAALLQQAEDAPLRRAGLSRPEFDLLGALRRTGHELTPGDLARETFSSGAAVTKRLKQLTERGLVERRGDTRDRRVVHLRLTDAGRDLVDGILPEQLAYETAVLSVLDREKQGELASLLGELLTRLEGRLGALRV, encoded by the coding sequence ATGACGGCGGAGACCAGCGGGGGAGACGGCCCGAGGACGGACACGGTCGCGGCGGTCGTCCGACAGTGGCAGGCCGTCCATCCCGGCCTCGACACCGGGCCCATGGAGATCATCGGCCGTATCAACCGCTCCGCCGCCCTCCTTCAGCAGGCCGAGGACGCCCCCCTGCGGCGGGCCGGTCTCAGCCGTCCCGAGTTCGACCTGCTCGGCGCGCTCCGCCGCACCGGCCATGAGCTGACCCCCGGGGACCTGGCCCGTGAGACCTTCTCCTCGGGCGCCGCCGTCACCAAGCGCCTCAAGCAGCTCACCGAGCGCGGACTGGTCGAGCGCCGCGGCGACACCCGCGACCGCCGGGTGGTCCACCTCCGCCTGACGGACGCCGGCCGCGATCTCGTGGACGGGATCCTGCCCGAGCAGCTCGCGTACGAGACCGCGGTGCTGTCCGTGCTGGACAGGGAGAAGCAGGGGGAACTGGCCTCACTGCTCGGCGAGTTGCTGACGCGGCTGGAAGGCCGTCTCGGAGCGCTCCGCGTCTGA